One part of the Methylobacterium mesophilicum SR1.6/6 genome encodes these proteins:
- a CDS encoding DUF6538 domain-containing protein: MARTHLRRRRQTVFFRRIIPHDLRQRFGQREILRSLGHATPGEARRMAQRLWDGTETLFNLVRFNRSLTRADIARLAEQYLESESLKHDGLLATIGHYPELEDLPPSDSPASEDEIDDSSDPAPDGPKGTLNDPAEWKFLYEVRLDGLLRDRSLNNFVSVRDTAKDLAAQNGIDLDSYPHSNALCRALLDADITITEEKLTYLRDRVLPHHPLHAATHREAAPAPRSRSDAPADPLLRHSRKLFSECWTTYGRDRVESGAWKPSIELQAQSTARLFIEICGDKPLSAYGPADATEFKRSLLALPANYDKNREWREIRRQHGIRGLIEYSRNRSDVSRIKPQTFNRHLAALSGIWRWAQSNEVVAKGVPSIFDDLHINLKRVRGRHHKARDERPAWNHEELAAVLNADLFFGIRSRRSWKKPGPYLLRDERYWGILIGSHSGMRRGEIFQLRVRHVVRDEETGIWYFNLMERTLELKAEGSARWVPLHQNLLKLGLIEALVDGRGEDELLLSEGRAGAEQNDVLNDGDEASYGSAFGKWFQRFKSHHDVRKDVVFHSFRHSATTLILNAGAQREFVEEVIGHESKARRSEMERYFKGQTLIKLKDVIDHLVLPIDIERMIEAARTVKSFQAVHSGR; the protein is encoded by the coding sequence TTGGCCCGTACTCATCTCCGCCGTCGCCGACAAACGGTCTTTTTTCGCCGTATCATCCCCCACGACCTGCGCCAGCGGTTCGGCCAGCGTGAGATCCTGCGCTCGCTTGGGCACGCCACGCCGGGCGAGGCCCGACGGATGGCGCAACGCCTGTGGGATGGGACAGAGACCTTGTTTAACCTCGTCCGTTTCAATCGGTCGCTCACGCGAGCCGATATCGCCCGGCTCGCGGAGCAGTACCTCGAATCCGAGTCTCTAAAGCACGATGGCTTGCTCGCCACCATCGGGCACTATCCGGAACTCGAGGATCTCCCTCCGTCCGACAGCCCGGCCTCTGAAGACGAGATAGACGACAGCAGCGATCCCGCACCGGACGGTCCCAAGGGGACGCTCAACGACCCGGCCGAATGGAAATTTCTTTATGAGGTTCGGCTAGATGGCCTGCTGCGCGATCGGTCCCTCAACAATTTCGTCTCTGTTCGCGATACCGCGAAGGATCTCGCTGCGCAAAACGGGATCGACCTCGACTCATACCCTCATTCAAACGCGCTGTGCCGCGCACTGCTCGACGCCGATATCACGATCACCGAGGAGAAACTAACCTATCTCCGCGACCGCGTCCTGCCTCATCATCCCCTGCACGCGGCCACGCATCGTGAGGCTGCTCCAGCTCCGCGATCGAGGTCTGACGCGCCTGCTGATCCTTTGCTACGTCACTCTCGCAAATTGTTCAGCGAATGCTGGACGACCTACGGTAGAGATCGGGTGGAAAGCGGTGCTTGGAAGCCATCGATCGAGCTCCAAGCTCAGTCCACCGCACGTTTATTTATTGAAATTTGCGGAGACAAACCGCTCAGTGCCTACGGGCCAGCTGATGCCACGGAATTCAAGCGTTCTTTGCTCGCGCTACCAGCCAACTATGATAAGAACAGAGAATGGCGTGAAATCCGACGCCAACACGGCATTCGCGGCTTGATTGAATACTCCAGGAACAGGTCCGACGTCAGCCGAATAAAACCTCAGACCTTTAACCGGCACCTTGCGGCGTTGTCAGGTATCTGGCGGTGGGCCCAGTCCAACGAAGTGGTCGCCAAGGGTGTGCCGTCAATCTTCGATGACTTGCACATTAACCTGAAGCGCGTGCGAGGACGGCATCACAAGGCCCGGGACGAGCGTCCGGCCTGGAATCATGAAGAACTCGCGGCCGTGCTAAATGCAGATTTATTCTTTGGAATTCGCAGTCGGCGCAGCTGGAAGAAACCAGGTCCCTATCTCCTGCGCGACGAGCGATACTGGGGGATCCTTATTGGGTCTCACAGTGGCATGCGTCGCGGCGAGATATTCCAACTCCGGGTACGACACGTCGTGCGGGATGAAGAGACTGGGATTTGGTACTTCAACCTGATGGAGCGGACCCTCGAACTGAAGGCGGAGGGCAGCGCTCGATGGGTCCCTCTCCATCAAAATCTCCTCAAGCTCGGTTTGATCGAAGCCCTGGTGGACGGACGAGGGGAGGACGAACTGCTCTTGTCGGAAGGCAGAGCGGGCGCCGAGCAGAACGACGTTCTCAATGATGGCGACGAAGCATCTTACGGTAGCGCTTTCGGAAAATGGTTCCAGCGCTTCAAATCACACCACGACGTGCGGAAGGACGTCGTATTTCACTCGTTCCGCCACTCGGCGACCACGCTCATTCTGAATGCTGGAGCTCAGCGAGAATTTGTGGAGGAAGTGATCGGCCACGAGAGCAAAGCCAGACGGTCAGAGATGGAGCGCTATTTCAAAGGCCAGACTCTCATTAAACTTAAAGATGTGATCGATCATCTAGTTTTGCCGATTGACATTGAGAGAATGATTGAGGCGGCACGCACCGTAAAATCGTTCCAGGCGGTACATTCAGGGCGGTAG